A genomic window from Glycine max cultivar Williams 82 chromosome 17, Glycine_max_v4.0, whole genome shotgun sequence includes:
- the LOC100820473 gene encoding serine carboxypeptidase-like isoform X1 — MSPMLSIKLLLWFLFLSWCHFAIPCCEANQQGEYLYKFIRSRRAQKRSYGEASSMATNLGGDGKFSKVYVVKEQSGLMEGDKVKALPGQPAQGVDFDQYAGYVTVDAKAGRALFYYFVESPHNASNKPLVLWLNGGPGCSSFGYGAMQELGPFRVNSDGRTLYTNQYAWNNVANVIFLESPAGVGFSYSNTSSDYTKTGDKSTAMDSYTFLLNWLERFPQYKTRDLFITGESYAGHYVPQLADTILTYNKLTNHTVINLKGIAVGNGWIDDNMCGKGMYEYFWTHALNSDETHEGIQRHCDFENGNLTSECSKYQIRGDIEIGTIDIYGIYAPPCDSAATKAGASPATNSDSNYDPCSDDYTNSYLNLAEVQEALHAKASVWYPCSGDTDGRVPITSSRYSINSMKLPVETTWRPWYSSNEVGGYLVGYKGLTLITVRGAGHMVPSYQPQRALTMISFFLRGELPPEFTS, encoded by the exons ATGAGCCCAATGTTGTCAATAAAATTGCTTTTGTGGTTCCTGTTTTTGTCATGGTGCCACTTTGCCATCCCATGCTGCGAGGCCAACCAACAAGGGGAATATCTCTATAAGTTTATTCGATCAAGGAGGGCTCAAAAACGCTCTTATGGAGAAGCTTCTTCAATGGCCACAAATCTTGGTGGTGATGGAAAATTTTCGAAGGTTTATGTTGTTAAGGAACAATCTGGGTTGATGGAAGGTGACAAAGTGAAGGCTTTGCCGGGACAACCAGCACAAGGGGTGGATTTTGATCAATATGCTGGCTATGTCACGGTGGATGCCAAGGCAGGGAGAGCACTGTTCTATTACTTTGTGGAGTCACCTCACAATGCTTCCAACAAGCCCCTTGTTCTATGGCTAAATGGAG GGCCTGGCTGCTCTTCCTTTGGGTATGGAGCCATGCAAGAACTCGGACCTTTTAGAGTCAACAGTGATGGAAGAACACTTTACACAAATCAATATGCATGGAACAATG TGGCAAACGTGATTTTCCTAGAGTCTCCAGCAGGAGTTGGTTTTTCATATTCAAACACTTCTTCTGACTACACTAAAACTGGTGACAAGAGCACAGCTATGGACTCTTACACTTTTCTTCTAAACTGGCTCGAGAGATTTCCACAGTACAAAACTCGAGACTTGTTCATCACTGGAGAAAGCTATGCTGGACATTATGTCCCTCAGCTTGCTGACACTATTCTCACTTATAATAAGCTTACAAATCACACAGTGATCAACCTGAAAGGGATTGCG GTTGGGAATGGCTGGATAGATGATAATATGTGTGGAAAGGGAATGTATGAATATTTCTGGACACATGCTCTGAACTCTGATGAAACCCATGAGGGAATTCAAAGGCATTGTGACTTTGAGAACGGTAACTTAACAAGTGAGTGCAGCAAATATCAAATTAGAGGGGATATTGAGATTGGAACCATTGACATATATGGCATATATGCTCCCCCTTGTGATTCAGCTGCAACAAAAGCTGGTGCCAGTCCTGCCACTAACTCT GATAGCAATTACGACCCTTGTTCTGACGATTATACCAATTCCTACTTAAATCTCGCGGAAGTACAAGAGGCTCTACATGCTAAAGCTTCAGTATGGTATCCTTGCAG TGGCGATACAGATGGGCGTGTTCCCATAACATCATCTAGGTATTCAATAAATTCCATGAAACTTCCAGTGGAGACAACATGGCGTCCATGGTATTCTAGCAATGAG GTTGGAGGATACTTGGTTGGGTACAAAGGGCTCACACTAATCACTGTAAGAGGAGCTGGGCACATGGTTCCAAGTTACCAACCGCAGAGAGCCCTAACCATGATCTC
- the LOC100820473 gene encoding serine carboxypeptidase-like precursor, with translation MLSIKLLLWFLFLSWCHFAIPCCEANQQGEYLYKFIRSRRAQKRSYGEASSMATNLGGDGKFSKVYVVKEQSGLMEGDKVKALPGQPAQGVDFDQYAGYVTVDAKAGRALFYYFVESPHNASNKPLVLWLNGGPGCSSFGYGAMQELGPFRVNSDGRTLYTNQYAWNNVANVIFLESPAGVGFSYSNTSSDYTKTGDKSTAMDSYTFLLNWLERFPQYKTRDLFITGESYAGHYVPQLADTILTYNKLTNHTVINLKGIAVGNGWIDDNMCGKGMYEYFWTHALNSDETHEGIQRHCDFENGNLTSECSKYQIRGDIEIGTIDIYGIYAPPCDSAATKAGASPATNSDSNYDPCSDDYTNSYLNLAEVQEALHAKASVWYPCRGVGWTDSPATILPTINRLISSGINTWIYSGDTDGRVPITSSRYSINSMKLPVETTWRPWYSSNEVGGYLVGYKGLTLITVRGAGHMVPSYQPQRALTMISFFLRGELPPEFTS, from the exons ATGTTGTCAATAAAATTGCTTTTGTGGTTCCTGTTTTTGTCATGGTGCCACTTTGCCATCCCATGCTGCGAGGCCAACCAACAAGGGGAATATCTCTATAAGTTTATTCGATCAAGGAGGGCTCAAAAACGCTCTTATGGAGAAGCTTCTTCAATGGCCACAAATCTTGGTGGTGATGGAAAATTTTCGAAGGTTTATGTTGTTAAGGAACAATCTGGGTTGATGGAAGGTGACAAAGTGAAGGCTTTGCCGGGACAACCAGCACAAGGGGTGGATTTTGATCAATATGCTGGCTATGTCACGGTGGATGCCAAGGCAGGGAGAGCACTGTTCTATTACTTTGTGGAGTCACCTCACAATGCTTCCAACAAGCCCCTTGTTCTATGGCTAAATGGAG GGCCTGGCTGCTCTTCCTTTGGGTATGGAGCCATGCAAGAACTCGGACCTTTTAGAGTCAACAGTGATGGAAGAACACTTTACACAAATCAATATGCATGGAACAATG TGGCAAACGTGATTTTCCTAGAGTCTCCAGCAGGAGTTGGTTTTTCATATTCAAACACTTCTTCTGACTACACTAAAACTGGTGACAAGAGCACAGCTATGGACTCTTACACTTTTCTTCTAAACTGGCTCGAGAGATTTCCACAGTACAAAACTCGAGACTTGTTCATCACTGGAGAAAGCTATGCTGGACATTATGTCCCTCAGCTTGCTGACACTATTCTCACTTATAATAAGCTTACAAATCACACAGTGATCAACCTGAAAGGGATTGCG GTTGGGAATGGCTGGATAGATGATAATATGTGTGGAAAGGGAATGTATGAATATTTCTGGACACATGCTCTGAACTCTGATGAAACCCATGAGGGAATTCAAAGGCATTGTGACTTTGAGAACGGTAACTTAACAAGTGAGTGCAGCAAATATCAAATTAGAGGGGATATTGAGATTGGAACCATTGACATATATGGCATATATGCTCCCCCTTGTGATTCAGCTGCAACAAAAGCTGGTGCCAGTCCTGCCACTAACTCT GATAGCAATTACGACCCTTGTTCTGACGATTATACCAATTCCTACTTAAATCTCGCGGAAGTACAAGAGGCTCTACATGCTAAAGCTTCAGTATGGTATCCTTGCAG AGGGGTGGGATGGACAGATAGCCCAGCAACAATTCTACCAACTATAAATCGGTTAATATCAAGTGGCATAAACACCTGGATATATAG TGGCGATACAGATGGGCGTGTTCCCATAACATCATCTAGGTATTCAATAAATTCCATGAAACTTCCAGTGGAGACAACATGGCGTCCATGGTATTCTAGCAATGAG GTTGGAGGATACTTGGTTGGGTACAAAGGGCTCACACTAATCACTGTAAGAGGAGCTGGGCACATGGTTCCAAGTTACCAACCGCAGAGAGCCCTAACCATGATCTC